In Paenibacillus sp. FSL R7-0345, a single window of DNA contains:
- a CDS encoding GNAT family N-acetyltransferase, producing the protein MSSSEIRKARTEDMEQIMELIARCVQVMQAGGSDQWDDSYPNREIIGQDIEHGTLYAYIDNGNVAGILVLDEHPNELYREIKWRQEQGKALIMHRLAVHPEAQGKGIARKLTAYAEQYAREAGYSSIRLDTYSKNTPALALYPNLGYERRGEIFFPQRTASFPVFEKVLV; encoded by the coding sequence ATGAGCAGTAGTGAAATCCGTAAAGCGCGGACAGAAGATATGGAACAGATTATGGAGCTGATCGCCAGATGCGTGCAGGTTATGCAGGCGGGCGGAAGCGACCAGTGGGATGACAGCTATCCTAACCGGGAGATCATTGGACAGGACATCGAGCACGGGACGTTGTACGCTTACATAGATAATGGTAACGTTGCCGGCATTCTTGTGCTGGACGAGCATCCGAATGAGCTGTACCGGGAGATCAAGTGGAGACAGGAGCAGGGCAAAGCGCTGATTATGCACCGGCTGGCTGTTCATCCGGAGGCTCAGGGCAAAGGCATTGCCCGGAAGCTGACTGCATACGCCGAGCAATATGCCCGGGAAGCAGGCTACAGCAGCATCCGGCTGGACACGTACTCCAAAAACACCCCGGCCCTGGCCTTGTATCCGAATCTCGGATATGAGCGCAGAGGCGAAATCTTTTTCCCGCAGCGTACGGCGAGCTTTCCGGTGTTTGAGAAGGTATTGGTTTAA
- a CDS encoding RHS repeat-associated core domain-containing protein: MLGSFKYAWEIYDEETGLYYLRARYYDPSIGRFINEDTYEGQIDNPLSQNLYTYVHNNPLINIDPTGHVVETIIDIGSMGYSAYEFYNHPSWKNAAFLLWDTASVFLPFVPGSYVGRTLSTAEKFREAKTGVWALGFSKRGYKIEKDLGGMVNNFPTIDKFVLGKTGVAQSVTSIKSLDISGKTYEKSNKLYSTLMNYVNKLDDFSTTTYGGLTVRVDSQTKRILELALPPVQLTKSQAAELDKAIADASKQGIQIIVKIVE, encoded by the coding sequence ATTCTAGGCTCTTTTAAGTATGCCTGGGAAATCTACGATGAAGAAACAGGACTGTACTACCTGCGGGCACGGTATTATGATCCGAGTATTGGTCGGTTTATAAATGAGGATACGTATGAAGGGCAGATTGATAATCCGCTGAGTCAGAATTTGTATACGTATGTGCATAATAATCCACTTATCAATATTGACCCAACAGGACACGTCGTAGAAACTATTATTGATATAGGAAGTATGGGCTATAGCGCTTATGAGTTTTACAATCATCCTTCTTGGAAAAATGCTGCATTTCTATTGTGGGATACTGCATCTGTATTTCTTCCATTTGTCCCGGGTTCTTATGTTGGAAGAACATTGAGTACGGCAGAGAAATTTAGAGAAGCTAAAACTGGTGTGTGGGCACTTGGTTTTTCTAAGCGAGGATATAAAATTGAAAAAGATTTAGGTGGAATGGTGAATAATTTTCCTACCATAGACAAGTTTGTTCTTGGGAAAACCGGAGTAGCACAGAGTGTTACTAGTATAAAATCTCTAGACATTAGTGGTAAGACATATGAAAAATCAAATAAATTGTATAGTACATTAATGAATTATGTTAATAAATTGGATGATTTTAGTACCACGACTTATGGAGGTTTAACTGTTAGGGTGGATTCCCAAACTAAGAGGATTTTGGAGCTTGCTCTTCCTCCTGTACAGCTAACTAAAAGTCAAGCTGCAGAATTGGATAAGGCAATTGCTGATGCCAGTAAGCAAGGCATACAAATAATCGTTAAAATAGTTGAATAG
- a CDS encoding DUF4163 domain-containing protein produces MKPRLIILIPILFILISCSAKTEQNADTTKNSIELNTAVSYEIESRNYSKDEINITYPKIVNLDNDTYEDEINELIQKEAIKIIESYSLEEGNLDVDYRVTFRSNDFLSIQYLGSFFSTGAAHPLNIFYTSNIDLKKAEKVKLSDLLEINEAFVEKFKQGNYKSYDDNLNLLEEGVIEEIWSMYSDADLLHYLQQADEAGQINQLGTFSYITQDSIGVSISIPHAVGDHLEMEIGFVDVSENVKKDSVALYGLVEE; encoded by the coding sequence GTGAAGCCGCGGTTAATCATTTTAATACCAATTCTATTCATATTGATTTCTTGCAGTGCAAAAACTGAGCAGAATGCTGATACAACAAAAAATAGTATTGAATTAAATACAGCAGTAAGTTACGAAATTGAAAGCAGAAACTATTCTAAAGACGAGATTAACATAACGTATCCAAAAATAGTTAATCTGGATAATGATACATACGAAGATGAAATAAATGAACTGATTCAGAAAGAAGCAATAAAAATAATCGAATCCTACTCACTAGAGGAAGGTAATCTGGATGTAGATTATCGAGTTACGTTCAGAAGTAATGATTTTCTTAGTATTCAATATTTGGGTTCGTTTTTCTCTACAGGAGCAGCGCACCCGTTAAATATATTTTATACGTCTAATATTGATTTGAAAAAAGCAGAGAAAGTTAAGTTAAGTGATTTGTTGGAGATTAATGAAGCATTCGTTGAAAAATTTAAACAGGGTAACTATAAAAGCTATGATGACAATTTAAACTTATTGGAGGAAGGAGTTATAGAGGAGATCTGGAGTATGTATAGTGATGCGGATTTGCTTCATTATCTTCAACAAGCAGATGAGGCGGGGCAGATAAACCAATTAGGCACATTTAGCTATATCACCCAGGATTCAATCGGAGTCAGTATTTCCATTCCACACGCTGTAGGTGACCATTTAGAGATGGAAATAGGTTTTGTGGATGTAAGTGAAAATGTAAAGAAAGATAGTGTGGCGTTGTATGGTTTAGTTGAGGAATAA
- a CDS encoding glycosyltransferase family 2 protein, whose protein sequence is MTKTSIIIPTYNGRRLLEACVESIRQYTDSPYEIIVVDNASNDGTAAYCRSNELTVISLPENRGFPAACNLGLQLASGDELLLLNNDVIVSHNWLANLRAALYSAADIGIVGPVTNYASGRQQVRTSYTDISGFHREALTNNVSDPLKWQDTVRIVGLCFLLKRTVLDHVGLLDERYSPGHYEDDDYCYRARLKGYRLLIGGDCLVHHEGSASFKQVYSEELQELVERNRKLFIEKWHLDPAQFI, encoded by the coding sequence ATGACCAAGACCAGCATCATCATCCCAACGTATAACGGGCGGAGGCTGCTGGAGGCCTGCGTCGAATCGATCAGGCAGTACACAGATTCGCCTTATGAAATCATTGTGGTGGATAACGCCTCTAACGATGGTACAGCTGCCTATTGCCGCAGTAATGAGCTGACGGTGATCTCCCTGCCGGAGAACCGCGGTTTTCCGGCTGCCTGTAATCTGGGGCTGCAGCTGGCCTCGGGTGATGAGCTGCTGCTGCTGAACAACGATGTCATTGTTTCGCATAACTGGCTGGCCAACCTGAGGGCGGCCCTGTACAGCGCAGCTGACATCGGCATCGTCGGCCCGGTCACGAATTACGCCAGCGGCCGGCAGCAGGTAAGGACGTCGTACACCGATATATCAGGCTTTCACAGGGAGGCGCTGACGAATAACGTTTCTGATCCTCTGAAGTGGCAGGATACGGTGCGGATTGTAGGCTTGTGCTTTTTACTCAAAAGAACCGTGCTCGACCATGTCGGCCTGCTGGATGAGCGGTATTCGCCGGGCCATTACGAGGACGATGATTACTGCTACCGTGCCCGGCTGAAGGGATACCGGCTGCTGATCGGCGGCGATTGCCTGGTGCATCATGAGGGCAGCGCAAGCTTCAAGCAGGTCTATTCTGAGGAGCTGCAGGAGCTGGTGGAGCGCAACCGTAAGCTTTTTATAGAAAAATGGCATCTGGATCCGGCACAATTCATCTGA
- a CDS encoding WG repeat-containing protein: protein MGVITIATVLLSGCSSVESGSTNAADRVITQLPTNNDELNWKWVVEPGTYADLSFVDEDWIAVKGSNGKYKVIDTNGETVLPDEYDSIGGFYDGVAVASIDGKTTYIDKKGRSITKERYLSTSRFSDSAGLVQLDNKWGYIDGSGEFIIQPQYDQVEDFHEGYAAVMKNNKWGFIDTDGQVSVELKYDDAGNFSEGKAAVKVSDYTEDGDAWAYIDYDGNIAIDFYPYNASEGRMIEVGEFKEGLAFVSKDLYCIIDSEGNNVFLGDSKFFISAFSYDKELNVIPGYAFTDESMKVRKYGLMGLHGEQRLAPSFDFLGEMNGPYAMVINVENGVDKKGIIEIYTGDEEM from the coding sequence ATGGGAGTAATCACTATAGCTACTGTGCTATTATCCGGCTGCTCTAGTGTAGAGTCTGGTAGCACGAATGCTGCGGATCGGGTAATAACCCAATTGCCGACTAACAACGATGAGTTAAATTGGAAATGGGTTGTGGAGCCGGGTACATATGCGGATTTGTCTTTTGTCGATGAGGATTGGATTGCGGTTAAGGGCAGCAACGGGAAATATAAGGTGATAGACACAAATGGAGAAACGGTTTTGCCGGATGAATACGATAGTATTGGCGGTTTTTATGACGGTGTTGCTGTGGCAAGCATTGACGGGAAAACTACATACATTGATAAAAAGGGAAGAAGCATCACAAAAGAGCGGTATCTGAGTACAAGCCGGTTTAGTGATTCTGCAGGGTTGGTTCAACTAGATAACAAGTGGGGGTACATCGATGGGTCAGGCGAGTTCATTATACAGCCTCAATATGATCAGGTGGAAGATTTTCATGAAGGATACGCGGCAGTCATGAAAAACAATAAATGGGGATTCATCGATACTGATGGGCAGGTGAGTGTTGAATTAAAGTATGATGACGCCGGGAATTTTAGTGAAGGCAAGGCCGCTGTCAAAGTATCGGACTACACGGAGGATGGGGATGCCTGGGCGTACATAGATTATGATGGGAATATAGCTATTGATTTCTATCCTTACAATGCTTCGGAAGGCCGGATGATTGAGGTTGGAGAGTTTAAGGAGGGGCTCGCTTTCGTCTCAAAAGACTTATATTGTATTATCGACAGCGAAGGGAATAATGTTTTCTTGGGTGACTCTAAATTTTTCATTAGTGCTTTTTCTTATGATAAGGAGTTGAATGTGATCCCTGGCTATGCATTTACAGATGAAAGTATGAAGGTTCGCAAATATGGCTTAATGGGATTACATGGAGAGCAACGGCTTGCGCCAAGCTTTGACTTTTTGGGAGAGATGAACGGTCCCTACGCTATGGTCATCAATGTAGAGAATGGTGTGGATAAGAAGGGGATTATTGAAATTTATACTGGAGATGAGGAAATGTGA
- a CDS encoding glycosyltransferase: MRLKQHKRTSARRSGRRASQAARRNLRPQQRPAVALPAVNHPEPVVSVIIPAMNEARTISAVIAGARGVHPRCEVIVIVNGSADNTAEIAQRMGAKVMMYAEPLGHDVGRSVGAEAARGEILLFTDGDLVISAAELRPFVDAVSGGADLALNDYSGPVRSRIPHPVVLSKYALNVMLNRPDLHGYSLTAVPNAISRRALAALGSAILSRPPLAYARAVLDGLKVKAVHKVPVGRMNAVRRKEGGRDLLQEVILTDHLEAIGLLLERRGERAGYGDAGRRREMVR; this comes from the coding sequence ATGCGCTTGAAACAGCATAAACGAACATCTGCCCGCCGCTCGGGGCGGCGGGCTTCTCAAGCAGCGCGGAGGAACCTCCGGCCGCAGCAGCGGCCGGCAGTAGCACTGCCTGCAGTGAACCATCCCGAGCCCGTCGTGTCGGTTATTATCCCGGCTATGAATGAGGCGCGGACGATATCTGCAGTGATTGCCGGAGCCAGGGGCGTTCATCCGCGTTGTGAGGTTATAGTAATCGTCAATGGTTCAGCTGACAATACAGCAGAAATTGCGCAAAGGATGGGCGCGAAGGTAATGATGTATGCCGAGCCGCTCGGACATGATGTTGGGCGGAGTGTCGGTGCGGAGGCAGCCAGGGGTGAAATCCTGCTGTTTACGGACGGGGATCTGGTCATATCTGCCGCAGAGCTCCGCCCGTTCGTGGACGCGGTCAGCGGCGGGGCTGATCTGGCGCTGAATGATTATTCCGGTCCGGTCCGCAGCCGGATTCCGCATCCGGTCGTGCTCTCCAAGTATGCCCTCAACGTTATGCTTAACCGGCCTGATCTGCACGGGTACTCGCTTACAGCGGTTCCCAATGCAATCAGCCGCAGGGCGCTGGCAGCACTGGGCAGCGCCATCCTGTCCAGACCGCCGCTGGCCTATGCCCGCGCAGTGCTGGACGGACTGAAGGTGAAGGCCGTGCATAAGGTGCCAGTCGGCCGGATGAATGCGGTCCGCCGAAAGGAAGGCGGCCGGGATCTTTTGCAGGAGGTCATTCTTACTGACCATCTGGAGGCAATAGGTCTGCTGCTGGAGCGCAGAGGGGAGCGGGCAGGCTACGGCGATGCAGGCCGGCGAAGGGAGATGGTGAGATGA
- a CDS encoding 5'-deoxyadenosine deaminase produces the protein MANILIKNAEIITMNKREEIFHGDIRIKDSLITEIGSGLSAQGEERVIDATNRTVIPGFVQTHIHLCQTLFRGKGDDLELMDWLRKRIWPLEAAHDEESLYYSAMLGIGELISSGTTTIVDMETVNHTDYAFQAIAKSGIRALSGKVMMDQKGGDVPAALQEETAASLQESVDLLEKWNGYGNGRIQYAFSPRFVISCTEPLLKEVRDLSARYNVKVHTHASENQGEIEIVQAMTGMRNVVYLDHLGLANERLILAHCVWLDAEEKRILRDRGVHVSHCPGSNLKLASGIADTPGMLQDHIHLSLGADGAPCNNNLDMFNEMRLAAVIQKPHHGPTTMDARSVFRMATIGGAKAVGMEDQIGSIEVGKKADLAILNLYNFHTFPSYDVDPISRIVYSATRADVETTIVDGEILMDKGLLKTVDKEIVLQEANRSIKRLLGYTQVS, from the coding sequence ATGGCAAACATACTGATCAAAAACGCGGAAATTATTACAATGAACAAGCGGGAAGAAATCTTCCATGGGGATATACGGATCAAAGACAGTCTGATTACAGAAATCGGCAGCGGTCTTTCAGCGCAGGGGGAAGAGCGTGTTATTGATGCAACCAACCGCACGGTAATTCCCGGCTTTGTACAGACACATATTCATCTCTGCCAGACGCTGTTCCGCGGCAAAGGCGATGACCTGGAGCTGATGGACTGGCTGCGCAAACGGATCTGGCCGCTGGAAGCCGCCCACGATGAGGAATCGCTGTATTATTCCGCCATGCTCGGGATCGGGGAGCTGATCTCCAGCGGCACGACGACGATTGTTGATATGGAGACGGTCAACCATACGGATTACGCGTTCCAGGCGATTGCCAAAAGCGGCATCCGCGCCCTCTCCGGCAAAGTGATGATGGACCAGAAGGGCGGCGATGTCCCGGCAGCGCTGCAGGAGGAAACAGCGGCTTCGCTGCAGGAAAGTGTGGATCTGCTGGAAAAATGGAACGGCTACGGCAACGGGCGGATCCAGTACGCTTTTTCACCGAGATTCGTGATCTCCTGTACAGAGCCGCTGCTCAAGGAAGTGCGTGACCTGTCGGCCCGTTATAATGTCAAAGTACACACCCATGCATCGGAAAATCAAGGGGAAATCGAGATCGTTCAGGCGATGACCGGCATGCGCAATGTCGTGTATCTTGACCATCTGGGGCTGGCGAACGAACGCCTGATTCTGGCCCACTGCGTCTGGCTGGATGCCGAGGAGAAACGGATTTTGCGCGACCGCGGGGTGCATGTCAGCCACTGCCCCGGCTCCAACCTGAAGCTTGCTTCGGGGATCGCCGACACGCCGGGGATGCTGCAGGATCACATCCACCTCAGTCTGGGTGCCGACGGCGCGCCGTGCAACAACAACCTCGACATGTTCAACGAAATGCGGCTGGCCGCAGTCATCCAGAAGCCCCACCACGGCCCGACCACAATGGACGCACGCAGCGTCTTCCGCATGGCTACCATCGGCGGCGCCAAGGCAGTCGGCATGGAAGACCAGATCGGCAGCATCGAGGTAGGCAAAAAAGCCGACCTGGCCATCCTCAACCTCTACAACTTCCACACCTTCCCGTCCTATGATGTCGATCCAATCTCCCGGATTGTCTACTCCGCCACCCGCGCCGATGTCGAGACAACGATTGTTGACGGTGAGATTTTAATGGATAAAGGGCTGCTGAAGACGGTGGATAAGGAGATTGTGCTGCAGGAAGCGAACCGGTCGATTAAAAGGCTGCTGGGGTATACACAGGTTAGCTGA
- a CDS encoding glycosyltransferase: MNTASSNKPGTSSRPVLAELHISAVRSASRTAGGRRSAAAAPRTAAARPASGAARKTRRKSAARRSASGTAAARPKQQQLLLRKLQGTLSVIISARNEAQTLPLLLKQVQRLAPAEIIVVLNGCTDNSFQRARLCKQATVVHVPEAAGHDVGRSLGAKLSRGDILLFLDGDMVIPAPQLAVFAAAVDSGVDVALNDLDGLLPPFGLSDHVTRCKLYLNMVLGRSDLGASSMTAVPHALSRRALEVIGYRELMVPPKAQALSLLKQLRVEKAGTVNVFKQNRLRQDNTGAGNRVEQLIAGDHAEALQAVLMLSGTHASAGTLQEQRSRLAAWRNAL; encoded by the coding sequence ATGAACACAGCAAGTTCGAACAAACCTGGAACATCCAGCCGCCCGGTACTTGCTGAGCTGCACATCTCAGCTGTCCGTTCTGCATCCCGGACTGCCGGTGGCCGCCGCTCTGCAGCGGCAGCGCCGCGTACCGCTGCCGCCCGCCCCGCATCCGGCGCGGCGCGGAAAACCCGCCGCAAATCCGCCGCCCGGCGGTCAGCGTCCGGCACTGCCGCAGCACGCCCAAAGCAGCAGCAGCTGCTGCTCCGCAAGCTGCAGGGCACGCTGTCGGTCATTATCTCGGCCAGAAATGAGGCGCAGACCTTGCCGCTGCTGCTGAAGCAGGTGCAGCGGCTTGCACCTGCCGAAATTATCGTCGTGCTCAACGGCTGCACCGACAACAGCTTTCAGCGTGCCCGCCTGTGTAAGCAGGCGACGGTCGTGCATGTACCGGAAGCGGCCGGCCATGATGTGGGCCGTTCGCTCGGCGCCAAGCTCAGCAGGGGGGATATCCTGCTCTTCCTGGACGGCGACATGGTGATTCCGGCGCCGCAGCTGGCCGTTTTTGCAGCAGCAGTAGACAGCGGGGTTGATGTAGCGCTGAATGATCTGGACGGCCTGCTGCCGCCTTTTGGACTGAGTGATCATGTTACCCGCTGCAAGCTGTATCTCAATATGGTGCTCGGCCGGAGTGATCTGGGAGCCAGCTCCATGACTGCAGTCCCCCATGCCCTGTCGCGGCGTGCGCTGGAAGTGATCGGCTACCGTGAGCTGATGGTGCCGCCCAAAGCACAGGCGCTCTCGCTGCTGAAGCAGCTGCGGGTAGAAAAAGCAGGCACAGTCAATGTATTCAAACAAAACCGGCTGCGTCAGGATAACACAGGAGCCGGAAACAGGGTGGAGCAGCTGATTGCCGGTGATCATGCGGAAGCACTCCAGGCGGTTCTGATGCTAAGCGGAACACATGCGAGCGCCGGAACCCTGCAGGAGCAGCGCAGCCGGCTGGCCGCCTGGAGGAACGCCTTATGA
- a CDS encoding GNAT family N-acetyltransferase, whose translation MKISGKRLDLQALTAAELSAGTHSETAAMLEQTVGCKITPAILDDEMLYALKVRHAKVLQNEKHYLWYTCWAVIHREEQQIIGFLILKGLPNEQGEVIIGYVIDEGHWGKGYGTEAVRCLNEWIFSHPAAHWVIADTEPDNAASHKLLQHLGAEQYRETDELIWWRIGRPETANVRGNFAAGS comes from the coding sequence ATGAAAATTTCCGGAAAACGCCTGGACCTGCAGGCCCTGACTGCCGCAGAGCTGTCTGCCGGCACACACAGCGAAACTGCAGCGATGCTTGAACAGACGGTCGGCTGCAAGATAACACCAGCCATCCTTGACGATGAAATGCTATATGCACTAAAGGTACGCCATGCCAAGGTGCTGCAGAACGAGAAGCACTATTTATGGTATACGTGCTGGGCCGTCATTCACCGGGAGGAGCAGCAGATCATCGGCTTCCTGATCCTGAAAGGCCTGCCTAACGAACAGGGCGAGGTTATTATTGGCTATGTAATCGATGAGGGGCACTGGGGCAAAGGGTATGGAACGGAAGCGGTACGGTGCCTTAACGAATGGATCTTCAGCCATCCGGCAGCGCACTGGGTCATCGCTGATACAGAGCCGGACAATGCCGCATCCCACAAGCTGCTCCAACATCTGGGCGCTGAGCAATACCGCGAGACCGATGAGCTGATCTGGTGGAGAATCGGCCGGCCGGAGACGGCAAACGTCCGTGGGAACTTTGCTGCAGGCAGCTAA
- a CDS encoding sugar phosphate nucleotidyltransferase encodes MKGIILAGGKGTRLHPLTRLMNKHLLPVGKYPMVCYGIDRLRRGGITDILLIISKQSAGQYTDFLGSGAEFGVNLTYKIQEAAGGIAEALELAQGFILPGERFVVLLGDNLFMDDLTPYMEKYAEQPQGTAKVLLKPVEDARRYGVPVFDEKDASLIAYIEEKPEQPKTHFCVTGIYMYDEAVFDIIKRIAPSGRGELEITDVNNIYAKEGKLSYDVLKEWWSDAGTFQSLQEAGEKLKNTLP; translated from the coding sequence GTGAAAGGAATCATACTGGCGGGCGGAAAAGGAACAAGGCTACATCCGCTGACCCGGCTGATGAACAAACATTTGCTTCCGGTCGGCAAATATCCTATGGTGTGTTACGGTATTGACCGACTGCGCCGGGGCGGGATAACCGATATTCTCCTGATCATCAGCAAGCAGTCAGCGGGGCAGTATACGGATTTTCTGGGCAGCGGTGCGGAATTCGGCGTAAACTTGACCTACAAAATCCAGGAGGCTGCAGGAGGCATTGCAGAAGCGCTGGAGCTTGCACAAGGGTTCATTCTCCCGGGCGAACGGTTTGTCGTGCTGCTGGGCGATAATCTTTTTATGGATGATCTGACGCCTTACATGGAGAAGTATGCGGAACAGCCGCAAGGGACAGCAAAGGTGCTGCTGAAGCCGGTAGAGGATGCCCGCAGGTACGGGGTTCCGGTATTTGACGAAAAGGATGCTTCCCTGATCGCTTACATTGAAGAGAAGCCGGAGCAGCCGAAGACCCATTTCTGCGTAACCGGCATTTATATGTACGATGAGGCTGTGTTCGACATTATCAAACGGATTGCTCCTTCAGGCCGCGGCGAGCTGGAAATTACCGATGTGAACAACATCTATGCCAAAGAGGGTAAACTCAGCTACGATGTGCTCAAGGAATGGTGGAGCGATGCGGGAACGTTCCAGTCGCTGCAGGAGGCCGGGGAAAAGCTGAAGAACACGCTGCCGTAG
- a CDS encoding helix-turn-helix transcriptional regulator: MIEMIGLQFIADTFHMEYKSVAEAIGVSKQTFQDWIKERRKIPEPRLEQLSELFGIEDQTLFQKELLPSEKSEILMVYLTKTDEHEEIEITGVDDEGYEYTTTEHYSHNRQLVDYIYEEQKKERLIEQLEVLVNDEENENFKRLEDVVTVFQEQNRNKKTALELVLYYLVHRDNEWGVHPDYAKYEQKQFFEKLDKLFEETEIKP, translated from the coding sequence GTGATTGAGATGATTGGATTACAATTTATAGCTGACACGTTTCACATGGAGTACAAATCAGTAGCAGAAGCCATAGGGGTTTCGAAGCAGACATTTCAAGACTGGATCAAAGAAAGACGTAAAATACCTGAACCACGTCTGGAACAATTGTCTGAGTTATTTGGGATCGAAGATCAAACCTTGTTTCAGAAGGAGTTGCTTCCATCCGAAAAGTCGGAAATTCTTATGGTTTACTTAACCAAAACAGATGAACATGAGGAAATTGAGATAACAGGCGTTGATGACGAAGGATATGAATATACAACAACTGAGCATTATTCGCATAATAGGCAGCTCGTTGACTATATCTATGAAGAGCAGAAAAAAGAACGATTGATTGAACAGTTGGAAGTACTGGTCAATGATGAAGAAAATGAGAATTTTAAACGGCTTGAAGATGTAGTTACAGTATTTCAAGAACAGAATCGTAATAAAAAGACAGCATTGGAATTGGTCTTATATTATCTCGTTCACCGAGATAACGAATGGGGAGTACATCCAGATTATGCAAAATACGAACAGAAACAGTTCTTTGAGAAGCTTGACAAGCTGTTCGAGGAAACTGAAATTAAACCTTAA
- a CDS encoding epimerase, with the protein MDGSENMNTFGELLINQVRDRTIEQWEKVLTGQIKSKRAVSVYEEARLKLDSPALEMVTGLVSQIVDSTLHNFLSLCEQEEKIKILFKTYDIEKAEETNIVEISDGLAGELYTEDGWILKYSKKPYIEP; encoded by the coding sequence ATGGACGGAAGCGAGAATATGAATACATTTGGGGAACTGTTGATAAATCAGGTTAGAGATAGAACGATTGAGCAATGGGAGAAGGTTTTAACCGGACAAATTAAAAGTAAACGTGCAGTAAGTGTGTATGAAGAAGCTCGACTAAAATTAGACAGCCCGGCTTTGGAAATGGTTACTGGTCTCGTTAGTCAGATCGTTGATTCTACATTACATAATTTTCTGAGTTTATGTGAGCAGGAAGAAAAGATTAAGATCCTGTTTAAGACATACGACATTGAAAAGGCGGAAGAAACAAATATTGTTGAGATTAGTGATGGATTGGCTGGTGAACTCTACACAGAAGATGGTTGGATATTGAAATACTCCAAAAAACCATATATTGAGCCTTGA
- a CDS encoding restriction endonuclease subunit S: protein MSREKAYLQMLESTATIQWNIAMILEAKAVEAEKVKQWTHHHIHARSFDNHEEQLKETLSIHEVIVEMVEGLTKLENGLYSNLKAVLGSGEDEGGEGFGGMSGDSFDFGDDSK from the coding sequence ATGAGCAGGGAAAAAGCTTATCTGCAAATGCTGGAGTCGACCGCTACTATCCAGTGGAACATCGCGATGATTCTCGAGGCCAAAGCGGTGGAGGCGGAAAAGGTAAAGCAGTGGACGCATCATCATATCCACGCCAGATCCTTCGACAACCATGAAGAGCAGCTGAAGGAAACTCTCTCCATCCACGAGGTGATTGTGGAGATGGTCGAGGGGCTGACCAAGCTGGAAAACGGGCTGTACAGCAATTTGAAAGCAGTGCTGGGCAGCGGCGAGGATGAAGGCGGCGAAGGCTTCGGCGGCATGTCCGGTGACAGCTTCGACTTCGGGGACGACAGCAAATGA